A section of the Salvelinus sp. IW2-2015 unplaced genomic scaffold, ASM291031v2 Un_scaffold4747, whole genome shotgun sequence genome encodes:
- the LOC139026424 gene encoding uncharacterized protein, whose product MREARILQLQPYQHALDRTDQQALRTDRPNQPQTDQPTALTDGQDNSLRRTGPYSPQTDRHNSPQTTDNSPQTDRPTALQTDRQQPSDGQTNSPQHGQTNSPQTDRPTALSGTDQQPQTDRQQPSDRQANSRQQNSPQTDDQQALTTAATTALRQDRPTALRQTDRLPQPPTDRPTASDGTDHSLRRQTNSPQRDRPTALRRTDNSPQTGQTNSPQTDRPTALRRTDQQPSDGQTNSPSDGHDQSPSDGQDQQPSDGQTTASDEQQQPSDGTEPTALRRTGQQPQTGQPTASTTHSTDTTALDGRTAQTTDISPQTEQTKQLRRHDQQPSDNHTSPQTDRHSLDGQTGLTQPSDRPDQTALQTDRKRLPIPDLRPTAQTHTALRRPDQQALRRTRPTASLRQPGQTHSLRRTDQQPRTGQPYGEQPQTDSQQPSTDRPTALMTDNQQPKTHRPTALRQTDQQPSDRTDHLRNSLKRTNTSTTAPHKPDKTNQPQNKTATTALGHDQRPRHDRPTAYRHGSRPTNSPQTDRHTTALRQKQTAYPQPSRRQLHSSSDNSPQRTRQHNSPDRTEQPRRQHPTN is encoded by the exons ATGCGAGAGGCGAGA ATCCTCCAGCTGCAGCCCTACCAACATGCCTTAGACAGAACAGACCAACAGGCCCTCAGGACGGACAGACCAAACCAGCCTCAGACGGACCAGCCAACAGCCCTCACGGACGGACAGGACAACAGCCTCAGACGGACAGGACCATACAGCCCTCAGACGGACAGACACAACAGCCCTCAGACGACAGACAACAGCCCTCAGACGGACAGACCAACAGCCCTTCAGACGGACAGACAACAGCCCTCAGACGGACAGACCAACAGCCCTCAGCACGGACAGACCAACAGCCCTCAGACGGACAGACCAACAGCCCTCAGCGGGACAGACCAAcagcctcagacagacagacaacagcccTCAGACAGACAAGCCAACAGCAGACAGCAGAACAGCCCTCAGACAGACGACCAACAGGCCCTCACGACAGCGGCTACAACAGCcctcagacaggacagaccaacagccctcagacagacagacaggctaccACAGCCTccgacagacagaccaacagcctCAGACGGGACAGACCACAGCCTCAGACGACAGACCAACAGCCCTCAACGGGACAGACCAACAGCCCTCAGACGGACAGACAACAGCCCTCAGACCGGACAGACCAACAGCCCTCAGACGGACAGACCAACAGCCCTCAGACGGACAGACCAACAGCCCTCAGACGGACAGACCAACAGCCCTTCAGACGGACACGACCAAAGCCCCTCAGACGGACAGGACCAACAGCCCTCAGACGGACAGACCACAGCCTCAGACGAACAGCAACAGCCCTCAGACGGCACGGAACCAACAGCCCTCAGACGGACAGGACAACAGCCTCAGACGGGACAGCCAACAGCCTCAACGACGCACTCGACGGACACAACAGCCCTCGACGGCAGAACAGCACAGACAACGGACATCAGCCCTCAGACGGAACAGACCAAACAGCTCAGAAGACACGACCAACAGCCCTCAGACAACCATACCagccctcagacagacagacacagcctaGACGGGCAGACAGGCCTTACACAGCcctcagacagaccagaccaaacAGCCcttcagacagacaggaagcGCCTACCAATCCCAGACCTCAGACCAACAGCTCAGACGCACACAGCCCTCAGACGGCCAGACCAACAAGCCCTCAGACGGACACGACCAACAGCCTCGCTCAGACAGCCCGGACAGACACACAGCCTCAGACGGACAGACCAACAGCCTCGGACAGGACAGCCCTACGGCGAACAGCCTCAGACGGACAGCCAACAGCCCTCGACGGACAGACCAACAGCCCTCATGACGGACAACCAACAGCCCAAGACGCACAGACCAACagccctcagacagacagaccaacagccctcagacaggacagaccaCCTCAGAAACAGCCTCAAGAGAACCAACACCTCGACGACAGCGCCTCACAAGCCAGACAAGACCAACCAGCCTCAGAACAAGACAGCTACCACAGCCCTCGGACACGACCAACGCCCTAGACACGACAGACCAACAGCCTACAGACACGGCAGCAGGCCTACCAACAgccctcagacagacaggcacacaacAGCCCTCAGACAGAAACAGACGGCCTACCCACAGCCCTCGCGGCGACAGCTCCACAGCTCCAGCGACAACAGCCCTCAGCGGACGAGACAGCACAACAGCcctgacagaacagaacagcctcGACGACAGCACCCTACCAACAG